One Megachile rotundata isolate GNS110a chromosome 5, iyMegRotu1, whole genome shotgun sequence genomic region harbors:
- the LOC143264543 gene encoding uncharacterized protein LOC143264543 has product MSKDKASISKMGNVVTLRQVFDVLQRQNEIHAKNVAEVQRQIQILTKQSDEENKRRVKEIEMLGKTLAEMKLGLGSQETFVTEDFESINHSEAKTNTKRKDKTTRAQIPPPSDEEDDNENIRGYQEDFDETPQQLTMLSAKDLIRYIPSLNGEDDVGVEDFIKEVREKRVRCLGRDLLLKAIKVDKIVDRAAQSIRNMSIENYSDLFEALRSNVADQVTSDEYSE; this is encoded by the coding sequence ATGTCAAAAGATAAGGCCTCCATATCTAAGATGGGAAACGTAGTCACTTTAAGACAAGTGTTTGACGTATTACAGCGACAAAATGAAATACATGCAAAAAACGTAGCTGAAGTTCAACggcaaattcaaatattaactAAGCAGTCAGATGAAGAAAATAAACGTCGCGTGAAAGAAATCGAAATGTTAGGAAAAACGTTAGCTGAAATGAAATTAGGACTCGGGAGTCAGGAAACATTTGTTACGGAAGATTTCGAATCAATTAATCATTCGGAAGCTAAAACTAACACGAAACGAAAGGACAAGACTACTCGGGCGCAAATACCACCTCCGTCGGACGAGGAAGACGATAACGAAAATATACGCGGATATCAGGAAGATTTCGATGAAACGCCACAACAACTTACAATGTTATCGGCAAAAGACTTGATAAGATATATTCCATCGTTAAACGGAGAAGATGACGTCGGGGTGGAAGATTTTATAAAGGAAGTTCGCGAAAAGAGAGTTCGGTGTTTGGGAAGGGATTTACTTTTGAAAGCGATCAAAGTAGACAAAATAGTCGACAGGGCGGCTCAGAGCATTCGCAATATGTCTATAGAAAATTATAGTGACTTATTCGAAGCATTACGTTCCAACGTGGCGGATCAAGTTACTTCTGACGAATATAGTGAATAA